The following nucleotide sequence is from Geotrypetes seraphini chromosome 10, aGeoSer1.1, whole genome shotgun sequence.
gcggttaacaaaaattaaaatacaagcgTACACGATGTGAGCACAGTTAATTAATCTAAATATTTCCCAAATAGATCATagattttctaaatgccagataagaagtatagataaaaagatacgTACTAACCTGTTTATCccgtaatgctgcctgatatgctaAGATCTTACTAAAGAAACGTTTATACACACATCCTTTTACAGAAGGAAAGTCACCTCACAAAAAGTGTTGAAGAGGACTGGTGTCTGCTAGACTGTGTGGTAGACAGTGGCCTTCCCTGTTAACCCTTCTCTTTCTTGATCCATTCACCCTGCTTCCTATCTGCTTTCTGCTAACGCCCTTGGGATGTACACATGCTCTGAATATCAACTGAGTGAAGTCTCTCTCTTTAGGTGGGACTTCCTGAGTTGGTGGTGAAGCGTTGCACCCGGCAGCTGGCCGATGCCCTGGATTTCATGCACAGCAAAGCACTGGTTCATCGAGATATCAAGTTGGACAACATCCTTCTCTTTGACAAGGACTGCCGTCTTATAAAGCTTGCAGACTTTGGCCTCACTCGCCTGCAGGGCTTCCCCATCTGTCCCATGTCAGGAAATCTTCCCTACACGTCCCCTGAGCTTTGCAGCTTAGAGATGGGTGACACGCTTGACCTTGATCCTAGTTTAGATGTCTGGGCATTTGGCGTGCTTCTCTTCTGCCTATCCACGGGTTATTTTCCCTGGGATTTAGCTCTGGACTCAGACAATCAGTACCAAGAGTTTTCCAGCTGGCAAAATGATCAGGATGATTTATTCATCCCTTCCCTGTGGAAAGCTTTCACTGAGGAAGCCCTGGAAATGTTCCAGAAACTTCTGGCTCTTAATCCTGACAAAAGGAGCCCAGCCATTGAAGTTCTGAAGTACTTAGAGATCCCATGGAGAGTCAGCACTCAGAGCAAGATGATAGAAATCTTGGACAATGATCCATGCCTAGAGACGGAGGACAACATAAGTTTCCTTAaagttaatgccagcattgaatgTAGGGTGTTCAAGGAGGCCTGCTCCATAACACCAATCAGTGAATCTTCCTCAGGGTGTCATAGCTCATCTGCTGACTCAGTGGCTGAGAACCAAAATTCTCCTTCAAGTGTTCTGTCCAAGAAAGGCTCCTCGAGATGTTCCAGCTCTTTGGATGGCTTGGTGGAAGAGGAGAAGTGGTCGGAAGACAAGAGTTCCTCTTCTATGGCATTATATGACACATGCTCTTCAGCATGCCCAGGATCTCCCACCAGTATGGTATCAGAGGAGAAGTGGATAGAAGACAAGAGACTCTGTTCAAAGCTCCCATCCAGTGAATACTCTTCCAGATGTCCCAGTTCCTTCAGCAGTTTCGTGCCTGAAGAGAGGTGGGCAGGAAGTACGCTTAGCCTTGAGGAGCTCATGGATGACACAGATGACATTTCCCTCCCTCATGAAGAGGAAGAAGATCTAGGATTTCTGGTCGAGGAGTTTTAGTGACTAAGGTTTCCTTTATCTGCCAAGTATATCTATCTTGTTTTGCTTGGAGCTTCACGAGAAATTGTTTGATGAGATGTGTGGCTCTAGTGAAAAAGTAGATGATGAGAGGCAAATGCATAACTAGCCTGAAGATGCACCAGCAATACATCTTAACGTCTATGAATAGTTATTGCATGTGCAAGATGGAGACACTGAATGTAGCCATTAGAGGCCAGTAGAACAAGTTGACTCAAAAACTTGTAATGTCACTTTGATAGCCATCTCCAGTTATCCAAAGCCATTGGTTTTCAGGCAAAACCTAATGAACATCCATGGAGACTTAGGGTGAATGTTTCAACTTCCATGCTCATACTTAACATTTATGCATCCTTTAGATGTCTATAGTCAACCCCTAGAAGGTCTCCTTCCAAAGCATTGTCACCAGTCTGCTCTAGTTGAATCGTCGTCACATGGAGGCTGTTGCCACATGACTCAAGTTAATCCTAAGAGGCTTATCCACATCTGGCTGTGCCCTGTTGCATTTCTGGGTAAGTAGTTTCCTAGAGATATTAGAACTGCAAGTCCATAGATACAACAGCATCACAACTAAGCCTGGATCGACCTTTCCAGGTTGTCATGGCAGTCCTAGTGGaaaccttcttgatgatacccaagaGTTGATAAATGCTATGCTTAACACACAAGTTCTTAGGGTATTTATAGACTCAGAAAGTATATTAATTGGCTGTCCTGGACCTAACTTGTACAAAGACAGTTGAGAATTTAGAAATATAATTTCATTGTCCACAATTTAAGTACCATGGATTCTCAGTGGGACTCTTGTATACTATAGACATTAAGAAGTCTCCATTATGTCCTTCTCAATGGTGCCCGGTGGGCCAGTTCATGTTGCTCTCCTTGTCCGGGTTGAAAGGAAGTGAAATTTGACAAATGATTGGGCATTGGGAATCCATACATTGTATTTATATGACCTGGTTTGTAGATAGCTCATGTGCGGAATTGTATGGACTAGTTTCCTCCGTGGTGGTGCTTGTGACGAAAAGGGCTCATAGGCAGAGCCTTTGGCCATCATTCCTTAGAGTTATAGTTCTTTTCACAAGACTatcttgtaaatcgccttgaacctgtatGGAATAAGTGCAATCAAGAAAAccttattagattagattaaatcctTCCCCcagtccttcccttcccctcccacctCTCCCCCTATCCTTCCTCTCAATgattttcctcctctacctctcttctctctctcctcttctcccccccccccttcctctcaTCTTTTCTGATGAAGATCTGctcttcagctgtctgtgctgtattcatgctGTCTGTGATTCACTGTGATGCCTACATGGAGAAACAGAAAAGTAATGTTATTTCTAGCTTTAGTTTAATTTGCCTTTAGATGTTCGCTTACGTACAAAAAAAAGGTTCCAGGTACTGTTGCTTTAATTCTAATTTCTCAAatctgaaaaggaaaaaaaacctgcaGAGACGATATACAAAGTGCCAGGCTgctttattaaaaataataaaatgtagtAATCTCAACAGTGGTTCTCATATGTGAAAAACAGGACCCGACACGAGCCATGTTTcgggaaaacactccttcctcaggggtccagatacAGCAGCAGGACACAATCCGACTTGTTGGACTCACTTCTCGATACCTACGGTTCTCCATAATTGTGATTTTATCtcatctggacccctgaggaaggagtgtttcttcgaaacacagcccgtgtcggATCCAGTTTTTCACATATGAGAACCACTATTGAGATTactacattttattatttttaataaagcAGCCTGGCACTCTGTACATTGTCtctacagggtttttttttccccttttgtcaTTCTTCATCTGATTGTTCACTGCAGACTGGttagattatttttttgtttcaatttCTCAAATCTTGCCACGTTGTGCCTCATTCAAGCTCTGCTGATTGTTGCTCATGTGTTTTTCACatgatttcttttgctgtgaCTGGTTTTTGTAGTTCAAAGGGCATTTGGGATTTATACTAAGAAGTTTTGGAGTATTTTTATTGTTTACAGTTTTCTTTTGATTTGTTTTCTGAGTTTGTTTTccaggtggggtttttttttgttttttttctttttttgagtctttctcatctttttttcCACAGAACTCTTTCCTTCCATGTTTCAGTTTCTTGTTCTGTTCTCTGGTGCTTGGGTTGTCCTTTTTCCCCcttatttttgaaaaacaaaacgttctgcttttcaatattttgactatttttccctgtctttttaATACCTGGGGGAAATTGCTTTTAATGATTGTTATGGCTGGTTTTGCTTATAGtgggtttgttgtttttattttttgtttcttcaATCATAATCAACGCTGTCAACCAAGGTGAAACTCAGAAAATAATTCCAGTCTCCAGTCTAGGATTCCATGAAGACCATTCTTACTCTGCCACTGATGGTGACTTTGAGGAAGTCTGTTATCTCCCTGGGCCTAACTCCTAAAATATAACTGCCATAGGGAGAATTGGTGCCTTCTTTCACCATGCTGGCATTTATGGGGCATTTACATGGTGGGGAAGGTGAAGAAGTCCAAGCTTTGCATCACTCCTTGTGTTACCTCACTGCTGTGTCATACTTAGATTGTAAGTCTTGTGGGACAGAGGCATTACAGTCCTGTGAATTAAACTTGGAAATATGGGTATGGATGATATTATTATACTGTGATGCTTATAAGATCATGAATTATGGTGTCTTCATATTGTAGCTTCCATCAGAGACAACTCAGATCACTCAGTGGACATACTGCACTAACATAGGCCATTCAGGCCTAAGGTTGCTTTGTTAATCTTTTCACGCCATTTTCTGAGTTGTAATACATTTTATTCAAATAAACATCTGTTCTAAATCTCCTAAAATGCATTAGAAACAAAGttaaacagatttttaaaaaccaGGACATTTTTAGACAAGTTTAGGAAAACTCTGGTGTTGATTGGCAAACTCAACTAGGGCAGCCATCTTAAATTTGTGCAGAGAACTCCTTAACATACTGGAAACCTAAGACGGAGAAATTTGAAACACATGCATTaaagcaataaaaactgtttAAAATCTGCCTGTTTTGGTAATTGATTATTTACTTGAAACCAAAGCAACCTCAAGAACAACCAAAGAAAGACAAGAGCCGAGTTCTTCCTTTCTGgaatacaaaatggctgccgggTATCAATGAGTCTAATCCAGCCATCACCCTTTGAAGATCACTCACCTTAGGAACTCCTGTACAAAATTTCCTTTGTGTTTTCCCTGGACTGGTTGTTTCTTTGCATAAAAGACAGAGCTTGGTTGTTATGGACTGAAAAATGAATTTAACTGAATTTATGGTTCTTTTTCCTTAGTGTGTGTGCTTTATTACTTCACTCTGGAGCAAGATGGCCTTGAATAAAACTCTGATACAACCACATGATACGTCTCGTAgataattatatatatttttatatgagAGATGCTGTTGATTGACCTAATGGTAGCAGAGGAATCCAGCTTAGAGTCTGATCGGGCTGAGGTCACTTATATAGATTTCAGAGTGTTCGGATGTCAACCTGAGTTATccagtgccgggggggggggggggggggggggaggaggaggggggaggagagtagGTGGAAGGCTTGAGAATATTCTGGAATTATGCCATAGTTCAGGGATGTTGCCTATAAAGTGTCCTGACTCATTTCTGCACCTGTCTGAAGACCTTCCCACCCTCCTCTCCTCCTACTACTTAACTCTGGGCTACAGAAAACTCCTTTTTCAGAAGATGCCTCAGTCCAGCTGTTGTGCCTCCCCATCTGCATTGCATGTATGGATTTGAAGTTCCCCTTTGCTTCtcttggaaggagggagaggtaatCAGAACTCCGTGCCGGTGATGGGTGTAAAATGAAGGGCCAGCCTAAGTGACAGTCAACTCGTCACCCTGTACCcaagtagggttatcagatgtccaggtTTGGAAAGCCTCAAGctcggggccgcatctggagggtctcagagcatgcgtggatgcgacACGGCGATGTTACCAGCATGTGCGCATGCGTGCAACATCATCACGTCCACGCAGGCTCGGAGGCTCTCCAGACAAGGCCCCAAGTTCAGGGAAGAAGACACGGGGTTCACgtgagggcggggctgggggctgAACGGggtggggccacatgtcctcattttttttaatgaggaaatCTAGTATCCCTATTCCCAGGGAAACAGACATTATTTTTCCTTTCCATTTAGAGCGGCCATCATAGAagtaggggttaggggcagaagaTGACTGTATCCCCTACCTTGCTCACTCACACTCTCTGCCCACCCACTCCATATCAGATTGTAATGTATTTTTCAGGCAACTGTTCCCCCAGAGCAGTCCTGGGTCCCTCTATACCATACAATTGAAAAAAATACTTTACATGCCAGACTGCCCAAGGCATAACGCCTCCCCTCTATCCCCACCATCATCTGTACCCTGTGAAGTATTTGAAACCCAGAGTGGCCTGATCCTGTTCAGATTATTGATTTCTCTTCTTTCTAAAATTCAACAATTACGACTACAAAATAAATGTTCaattttgcttcagtttgattTGTCCATGGTGTTTGATGATGTAGTGCATCATGATATTTTGGTCCAATTACTTTTAGAAATCTTAATCAGGTTGTTCTTGTCTGGTTTTAATATTGGTGGTAATATTTCTAAGTCCTGGCAGCCTCCTTGCGGggttctcaagtttcaagtttcaagtttcaagtttattatttattcttgattaatcgctttctctaattcaaagcgatatacaaatcaaatttaattaaaagagaacaaacaaacaaacaagcaaaacAAACTGTTGGGAATCACAATGCTTAAAAAGGTTAAAACTTATTATACAACATTGGGTAAAAATAGGGTAATGAAATACATTCGTTATATAAAAGAGtaaacataggaaaacacattaggagaaacaataaataaaaattcaggagttaaaagcgtcattaaaaagaaatgtttttaatagtgatttaaattttaccaaatcttgatcgttccgtataaaaattggaagagcattccaggtttgaggggctgttACGGAAAATATAAATTGACGTCTAGTATTAATCAATTTCAATGAAGGTattgttaataaattttgatcaatagatcttaatgttctagttggatggtaaggtattaaaagtttatgaataaaagcaggtgtcttatatagtagtgttttaaatgtaagtaaacagattttataggttattctatggatgacagggagccaatgtgccttttctagtaggggagtgacatgatcaaattttttagatttagtaATAAGTTTTATAGAGacattctgtataatttgtaaacgtttaatttcatttaatgcaatacctctaaaaagagaattacaataatctatttttgatatgactaatgAGTGGATAAGAATGTTTAAAGATTGTGCATTCAGAAATTTTGAGATGGATCTAATTTGTCGTAATCTATAGAATGAAGTTTTAACAATATGACTTATATGGTCATGAAAGTTTAATTTAGAATCAACAATTACTCCTAATATTTTCGTTTTATTAACTATCTGTAAAGGAATATTTCTTATAGTAATAGGGGTGATAAGTGTGGGATTTTCCTTCCATGGAAAGAtcatcaaatttgttttttttatattaagggcCAGTTTATTAGTGTTTAACCAATGTTGAATTTGATCGAGTTTCTTACTGATCTCATGTATTTCTGATATATTATCAGTATCTACAGGAtgtaaaagctgaatatcatctgcgtatccGAAAACTTGAAAACCTATAGATTGACACAATGTAAGGAGTGGTgccagaaagatattaaatagtaatggaGAGAGAATAGACCCTTGGGGAACACCGAAAGTGGTTGAAGTGGAATTAGATATAGATTCTTTAAAGACAACAGAAGAAGAACGGTCCAGGTTCTCCACTTTCCTCAATCTTGTTCAATCTCTACATGACAACTTTGAACACTTATAAGTTGTCAGCTTGGGAAATGCTTTCtacctatgcggatgacatttttattttgatcgagattgactcaaatattactaatttaacttttaaaataaatcactgtatttccaatgtctgtccagatgaagttAAATGCAGCCAAAACTAAACTTTTGTGGTTAGGCCCACAACTGgattatcttccttccactgtacttCTGGATTCAGgagcctccctacaaattgagttctcctccaagattttgggaatacttcTGGACTCTGgagcctccctacaaattgagttctcctccaagattttgggaatactttttgactcctcccttacctttaaggatcaaataaactctctggttaaaaagattttttaaaatttatgaatGCTGAGGAAGTTTAGATCTCTTTTTcatcaacgtcatttttctgtcctggttcAGTCAATTATACTTTCTcggctagattactgcaatgctatctatcttggcatcacaaagatctgggatgataatcgtaaagtcggctgcgtaactgaataattttatccccagctgggttaattgcgcACCctgtgaggacatgtagacattgaaaagcagtggggatagcggtgacccttgtggcacaccagatggattgctccagttATCGcagagatcataattgaaacgtacCTGATAAGTATGGGAcgtaaggaagccacgaaaccagttcaacacctcatccctgataccaatagccACTATTGTTAAAATTACATCGATTAACAGTTTCCTTCCGTGTCTCTTTCAAAGATTCTCTGTTTGGCGCTCAGGGCTCACTACTTTGGTCTTCCATCCTATTTTTCTTCACTAACTAAACTACACTAAATTAAAACTTAGCCtcgtataccgggtcttcaaccataggaagctcgacacggttaacaataaattaataaaaatgctaaaatacatggagattaattttcaaagtgttttgcAAATAGAAACGTTTTCAAAGATTTATGAAAAGATCGGAAGGAACtgggacatctcaaaattacaggaagttcattccataattgggaaaATTTTAAAGCCAAAGAaaggctgaaattcttgactccctTAATTCCTTTcttagaagggagagaaagtttaaatcattGAGTACCTCTCACAATGAAAAACTATAAACGTTCCATaaaagaggaacaagaggaataaaaataccatgtaaaattttaaaaatacagtggtaccttggattacgagcataatccgttccaggagcatgctcgtaatccaaaatgctcgtttatcaaagcgagtttccccataggaaataatgaaactcgctttgatgcgttcccctccccccccccccgccgagaaccggcattgctcccctcgaaggccccccctgcgatccggtaccccccctgcctcgaaccggcaccccccgccacgatccgaccccccccatacgattgggcacccccctgccacgatccgacccccccgacacgatttggcaccccccccgacacgatccgacattccccccgacacaattgggcaccccccccgccgcttcttaccctcatctgggctcttgaagatctgctactcgtctgctgggccttgagcatctgagcatgctcaaggcctgcgagttcacgttcacgttcagaatgtgaactcaggccttgagcatgctcagatgctcaaggcccagcagacgagtagcagatcttcaagagcccagatgagggtaagaagcggcgggggggtgcccaatcgtgtcagggaggtcagatcgtggcgggtgggtgcccaatcgtgtcgggggggggggtcggatcgtggcggggggggggggtgccggatcgcaggagggggtgccggattgcggagggggggtgctcgtaaatcgagccatgctcggtttccgaggcaccgattttgcaaatgttttgctcgtcttgcaaaacacttgcaaaccggtgcactcgtaaaccgaggtaccactgtaatacatatacatttaaactgaattctgagataaaccgggagccaatgaaggctcaaaagcaaaggagtcacatggtcaaatttgctctttccataaatcaactttgcagcggtattctgaatcaattgtagtcatTGGAGACAGATCTTTATGATGCCAAGATAGATAGCATTGAAGTAATCTAGCCGAGAAAGTATAATTGATTgaaccaggacagaaaaatgactTTGATGAaaaagagatctaaccttcctcagcattcgtaaattttaaaaaatctttttaatcagagagtttatttgatccttaaaggtaagggaggagtcaaaaagtattcccaaaatcttggaggagaactcaatttgtagggaggctcCAGAGTCCAGAAGTACAGTGGGAGGGAGATAGTtcagttttgggcctaaccacaaaAGTTTAGTTTTGGCTGCATTTAACTTCATCTGGACAGACTTTGGAAatacagttatttattttaaaagttaaattagtaatatttgagtcaatctcaatctgtataaagatatcatccgcataagtaaAAAGCGTTTCCCAAGCTGACAACTTGTACTTGTTCAAAGTAGTCATATATCCCCTGCACCCCACATTGTACGCTTTTGTCTCTTGACTCACATAGATTACCTACTCCTAAACAAACTCACTATAAGTCTACCCAgtgttctgctttttttttttcagctccaTGCCTATGGAATGACTTTCCCCCCTAGATGTGTTCAGAATCTGGTTTTCAAAATTTTATCGAAGACATATTCTTATACATTGGCTTTTGGCATGCAGACTGGATTTATTTTGTAGTTCCATTTCTGCTATTATTGTAGTATATACACCGCTGTAATATGTTCCTCAGTCCAAGCTGTATATTAAGATCCCAAATAGACAGAAACATACTAAGCCTG
It contains:
- the LOC117367456 gene encoding serine/threonine-protein kinase SBK1-like isoform X1, encoding MNQYDLAENEAVLQEMMELTSQTMPRLELNEHYRIIQELGSGSYGRVLLAEHRKRGKPMALKLMQKKKTRRGSFLLEYCVSICLASHPHIIGTFGIAFETKKHFVFVQQLALAGDLFSILEPGVGLPELVVKRCTRQLADALDFMHSKALVHRDIKLDNILLFDKDCRLIKLADFGLTRLQGFPICPMSGNLPYTSPELCSLEMGDTLDLDPSLDVWAFGVLLFCLSTGYFPWDLALDSDNQYQEFSSWQNDQDDLFIPSLWKAFTEEALEMFQKLLALNPDKRSPAIEVLKYLEIPWRVSTQSKMIEILDNDPCLETEDNISFLKVNASIECRVFKEACSITPISESSSGCHSSSADSVAENQNSPSSVLSKKGSSRCSSSLDGLVEEEKWSEDKSSSSMALYDTCSSACPGSPTSMVSEEKWIEDKRLCSKLPSSEYSSRCPSSFSSFVPEERWAGSTLSLEELMDDTDDISLPHEEEEDLGFLVEEF
- the LOC117367456 gene encoding serine/threonine-protein kinase Chk1-like isoform X2, with the protein product MNITASSRNWAVDRTAECCWQSIASEVGLPELVVKRCTRQLADALDFMHSKALVHRDIKLDNILLFDKDCRLIKLADFGLTRLQGFPICPMSGNLPYTSPELCSLEMGDTLDLDPSLDVWAFGVLLFCLSTGYFPWDLALDSDNQYQEFSSWQNDQDDLFIPSLWKAFTEEALEMFQKLLALNPDKRSPAIEVLKYLEIPWRVSTQSKMIEILDNDPCLETEDNISFLKVNASIECRVFKEACSITPISESSSGCHSSSADSVAENQNSPSSVLSKKGSSRCSSSLDGLVEEEKWSEDKSSSSMALYDTCSSACPGSPTSMVSEEKWIEDKRLCSKLPSSEYSSRCPSSFSSFVPEERWAGSTLSLEELMDDTDDISLPHEEEEDLGFLVEEF